The genome window GCACCACGCCGAACTGCGCCAGGAACCGCCCCGCGGTGGGGAAGGTATACAGCTTCAGCCCATCAAGGTCGGCAACCGACTTGATCTCTTTCTTGGTGTTGAAGTTGCACGGGTCCTGCCCGGCAGCCCCCAGCCACTTCACGCCGACCTTGGCGTATTCCTCTTCCCAGATCTCCTTCAGCCCGTACTGGTTGAACAGCACCGGCACGTCGAGGATATGCTTGGTGGCAAAGGGAAAGTAGCCGCCGAACTGGCGCAGCGGCGTGGGCGAGGCCATCGAGTCGTCGTCCGAGTGCACCGCGTCGATGGTGCCGCGCTGAAGCGCCTGAAACAGCTCGCCGGTGGGCACGATCTGGTCGGCATAGAACAGCTCGATCTCCAGCTCGCCGTTCGAGGCGTTGTTGATGTAATCGACCATCGGCTTGGTCACATGCTCGCCCAGCGCGGCCCCCGCATAGGTCTGCCAGCGCCACTTGATCGCGGTCTGCGCACGCACGATGGCCGGGGTGGCCAGCGCGGCGGGGGCAGCAATGGCGGCCCCTTTCAGAAAGGTTCTTCTCGAAGTCATTCTCTCTCTCCTTGTTTGTGAAGGGCCGTTTTCCGGCCTCTGGTTCAGTTCTGGTAAACGAGGTCGGGCAGCCAGAGCGCGATCTGCGGAAAGGCCATGACGATTGCGAGCGCCAGCGCCATCACCCCGACGAAAGGCACGATGGAGCGGTAGATGTCCTTCAACCCGATCTCCGGCGGCGCCATCGCCCGCATCAGGAACAGGTTATAGCCGAAGGGCGGGGTCATGTAGGCGATCTGGCAGGTGATCGTGTAGAGCACACCATACCAGATGAGGTTGAAGCCGAGTTCCCCCACCAGCGGCACGTAGAGCGGCGCGACGATCACCAGCATCGCCGTGTCGTCAAGGAAGGTGCCCATCACGAGGAAG of Oceanicola sp. 502str15 contains these proteins:
- a CDS encoding TRAP transporter substrate-binding protein; the encoded protein is MTSRRTFLKGAAIAAPAALATPAIVRAQTAIKWRWQTYAGAALGEHVTKPMVDYINNASNGELEIELFYADQIVPTGELFQALQRGTIDAVHSDDDSMASPTPLRQFGGYFPFATKHILDVPVLFNQYGLKEIWEEEYAKVGVKWLGAAGQDPCNFNTKKEIKSVADLDGLKLYTFPTAGRFLAQFGVVPMNIPYEDAEVAVQTGELDGMAWSGITEDYTVGWANVTDYFLTNNISGAWIGSYFVNQERWAELPEHLKTLVMAGVEAGHTYRNQWYWGGEAKLRATGDKLELRTVPAEEWAEVENAAKAFWEEIAQEGEIQQKIVGIFKEYNSVINQAGPPYTNG